The following is a genomic window from Bacteroidia bacterium.
AATCTCCGTTCTCTGCGAAGTTAACCAATCCGGTAACTCCTTGGAAGTCTTTTGTTGCGGCAACTGCATCTCTGATGGCTTTGCGGTCAAATTTACCTGTCTTTGCATACACTTTTTCAAAAGCATCAAAGAGGATATAAGCAGCATCATAGGCATTTGTGGCAAAAGAGTCGGGTGCAAAGCCCCACTTCTTTTTATAAGAGTCGACAAACTTCAAATAAGCATCAGACTCTTTGACCTGAGTCGGGCCAACATAGACGATACCATCGGTATAAGCCGGAGCAAGGTCATAAATTTCGGGGTTTGAAAATCCATCACCGCTTAAAAAAGGAGTCTTAATTCCCAACTGAGAAGCCTGTTCTAAGATTTGAGCCATTTCTGAGGTGTAGTTTGGAATATAGATTGCATCGGGATTTGCTGCCCTTATTTTTGTCAACTGGGTTCTAAAGTCTTTGTCCCCCTCTTGGGCAGTTTCAGCAATTGTAATTTTTCCGCCTGCAGCTTCAAAGCTCTCTTTTGTCCCTTGATAAAGGCCCTGACTGTAGTCGTTTTTTACATATAGAACAGCTAGGTTACGGTAACCGAGGACATCATAGAAGTAGTATCCTGAGACTTCACCCTGAAGACCGTCACTGGCAACGGTTCTGAAAACATAATCACCGATGTTGGTAATGTCCTTGTGTGTTCCCGATGGAGTAATCATTACAATTCCCTCATCCTGAACTCTCTGCCCGACAGCAAAAGCAACACCTG
Proteins encoded in this region:
- a CDS encoding ABC transporter substrate-binding protein; this translates as MKKVLTLILIVALSGSMALFAAGGAESAPKSVKVGFIGPMTGDYSNYGDLISKGALVAIDEKNAQGGIAGKIKIDFIAEDSEGDPQKGLAGIEKLSSSDKISALIGPVFTGVAFAVGQRVQDEGIVMITPSGTHKDITNIGDYVFRTVASDGLQGEVSGYYFYDVLGYRNLAVLYVKNDYSQGLYQGTKESFEAAGGKITIAETAQEGDKDFRTQLTKIRAANPDAIYIPNYTSEMAQILEQASQLGIKTPFLSGDGFSNPEIYDLAPAYTDGIVYVGPTQVKESDAYLKFVDSYKKKWGFAPDSFATNAYDAAYILFDAFEKVYAKTGKFDRKAIRDAVAATKDFQGVTGLVNFAENGDLVAYQGVYKVKGTTPNYLGAYTVVDGKLVSVE